From the genome of Moritella sp. F3, one region includes:
- a CDS encoding pseudouridine synthase: MRLDKFICKSTALSRSQATAMICDGRVVVNHVVIVDVATQVHEDNHICLEGEVLTARKSRYILMHKPADTICSNIDEAYPSLFNYIDVENASELHVAGRLDADTTGLVLVTDDGRWSFNIITPTKHCQKVYRVSLSRPISEDVAAKFSHGVQLQGEQQLTRPAMLEIVTPKEVLLTITEGKFHQVKRMFSAVGNRVVSLHREKIGAIELDIEVGQWRYLTTDEVNSFSR, from the coding sequence ATGCGATTGGATAAGTTTATTTGCAAAAGTACTGCGCTAAGCCGATCACAAGCAACGGCGATGATCTGTGATGGTCGCGTTGTGGTTAATCATGTTGTTATTGTTGATGTTGCCACGCAGGTGCATGAAGATAATCACATTTGCTTAGAGGGTGAAGTGCTAACAGCAAGAAAGTCGCGTTATATTCTCATGCACAAACCTGCTGATACTATTTGTTCTAATATTGATGAAGCTTATCCGTCATTATTTAATTATATTGATGTTGAAAATGCATCTGAGTTACATGTCGCAGGGCGTTTAGATGCCGATACCACCGGCTTGGTTTTGGTGACAGATGATGGTCGTTGGTCATTTAATATTATTACCCCAACCAAACATTGCCAAAAGGTGTATCGGGTTAGTTTATCTCGTCCTATTAGCGAAGATGTCGCGGCTAAGTTTTCGCATGGCGTGCAGTTACAAGGTGAACAGCAATTAACGCGCCCGGCAATGTTAGAGATTGTGACGCCGAAAGAAGTATTATTGACGATCACCGAAGGTAAGTTTCATCAAGTAAAACGTATGTTTTCGGCTGTGGGTAACAGAGTTGTGAGTTTACACCGTGAAAAAATTGGTGCAATAGAGCTAGATATTGAAGTCGGGCAGTGGCGTTATTTAACTACGGATGAAGTAAATTCGTTTAGCCGTTGA
- the yqfB gene encoding N(4)-acetylcytidine aminohydrolase, translating to MTALTPTTMTFFERFETDILSGKKTITIRDEAEKFYVPGSVVTVSTLEGGREFCQLSILSVEPILFTELSNFHAEQENMTLAVLKDVIQDIYPGIEQLYVVSYKLVGQP from the coding sequence ATGACAGCCCTAACGCCTACCACCATGACCTTCTTTGAACGTTTTGAAACCGACATTCTGAGCGGTAAAAAAACCATTACCATTCGTGATGAAGCTGAAAAATTTTATGTACCGGGATCGGTCGTGACTGTTTCGACATTAGAAGGAGGACGTGAATTTTGCCAACTATCTATCCTCTCGGTAGAGCCTATTTTATTTACTGAGCTATCTAATTTTCATGCCGAGCAAGAGAACATGACATTGGCGGTACTGAAAGATGTGATCCAGGACATTTACCCTGGTATTGAGCAGTTATACGTGGTGTCTTATAAATTGGTAGGTCAGCCATAA
- a CDS encoding PACE efflux transporter, whose product MRTRLDRIRHAILFEIIGLLAIMGVLSQLGFELGHVGVMGVLFSVVATGWNYVYNLGFDKYMLKKMGTVTKTTLTRVVHSLGFEGGLLFLTIPFMAWFLDLSLWDAFVLDIGMVVFYLFYAYGYNLAYDKVFPVPEMVAQ is encoded by the coding sequence ATGAGAACAAGGTTAGACCGTATTAGACACGCTATTTTATTTGAGATTATTGGCCTACTGGCAATTATGGGGGTGTTAAGCCAACTAGGCTTTGAGCTCGGGCATGTTGGTGTCATGGGGGTATTATTCTCGGTCGTCGCGACGGGCTGGAACTATGTTTATAACTTAGGCTTTGATAAATACATGTTGAAAAAAATGGGGACGGTAACTAAAACCACCCTGACACGTGTTGTCCATAGCCTTGGTTTTGAAGGTGGCTTGCTGTTTCTTACGATCCCATTTATGGCGTGGTTCTTAGACTTAAGCTTGTGGGATGCATTCGTGCTTGATATCGGTATGGTGGTGTTCTATTTATTTTACGCTTATGGTTATAACTTGGCGTATGACAAGGTATTCCCTGTTCCGGAGATGGTTGCGCAATAA